TGTCTTTCTCTCAGCAGTGATGATAAATTTTTCTTGATAATCAGTCATGCAACTTCATCTGAACAAAGAGAAGTTGGGATGGATTTTGTGATCACAAAATAAGTATCTTTCTTTGCAGGCACTACAATATGAACCGCATCAGATTAGTGTGGTCTCGCATATGGAATGTTCTCTCAGACTTCTTTGTATCAGTTGGCTTGTCGGAGAACCTCTCAGTTGCAATATTTGTGATGGATTCATTACGTCAGCTTGCTATGAAATTCTTAGAGCGCGAGGAGCTGGCAAATTACAACTTCCAAAATGAATTTTTGAGACCATTTGTGATTGTTATGCAAAAAAGCAACTCTACAGAAATTAAGGAATTAATTGTTCGTTGCATTTCACAAATGGTTCTCAGCCGTGTCAATCATGTGAAATCTGGCTGGAAAAGTGTTTTTCTGGTATGCTATTGTGTTACAAATTGCATTCTTTAGTGTCACGGTATGATAAGTGTTTGCTGAAGGTGGGCTATTTAGGGGAAAAGGAAATTCCCAACAAACACTAAAATATAGTTTCCTATTGTGAGATTAGTTAAAATTTTTAAGATTGTGACCCAAATTGAGTTATTGCCACTGTGAAGTTTCGTATGATAAATTCAGGCAATAATGATCTCAAAGTAGGCTTGGGTGTGTTATCCCCAGCTTTAAAAAATTTATCTAGTTATTTGCGAAACGACAGTAATAATGCCTTGTGTCTCACATTATGCGGCTCTTTCATCAGGTTTTTACGGCAGCGGCAGCTGATGAGAggaaaaatattgtcttgttggcCTTTGAGACCGTGGAAAAAATCGTCAGAGAATATTTCCCTTATATAACAGAGACAGAGACATTGACTTTTACTGATTGTGTTAGATGCCTCTTAACCTTCACGAATAGCAGATTCAATAGTGATGTTAGCCTCAATGCTATTGCATTTCTCCGGTTTTGTGCTGTCAAACTTGCTGAAGGAGGGCTTGTTTACAACAAGAGGAGTGAGCTTGATGTTTCATCCCTTCCAACAGCAAATGAGGATGCTTCAAATGGAGTAACTTTTAATGAGAAAGATGAACATGCATCCTTTTGGGTTCCATTGCTAACAGGTACATGACAATAATTCTAGCTTCCGAGAAACTGCTACAACTTCTTAGCTTTCTGTAATGTGACATGTACCACACAAACAATGCTTTGCCACTTAATTCTACAACTAGACCCCAAGCATTAAAAGTAAGAGTTTATAGATGCGAACTACCAATTTTTGGGTAGttggttttatttctcttattctGTTGCTTGGTAAGATTTTAACCCTAAAATCTTCTGCAATCCCTTCCTGCTCAAACCCTCTATTTGGATTCTTTCCGCTATACTAGTCTTTTTAATATCTTTGGAGAAAGATTCCGTTGCTCCTGTCTTTTCAAATTGATTCATCCTTTTCTTTCACATAATATTCTGTTGTTGTCACAGGTTTGTCAAAGCTAACATCAGATCCTAGATCAGCAATCAGGAAGGGTTCTTTGGAAGTTCTTTTTAACATTCTAAAGGATCATGGTCATCTCTTCTCACACTCCTTTTGGACTGCAATTTTCAATTCTGTTGTTTACCCCATATTTAGCTGTGTCAGCAATAAGAGAGACACATATATGAAAAATGACCAGTCTTTGCCAGTTTCAGTATCTCCGCGTCCTGAAGGAAGCACATGGGATTCTGAAACTTCTGCAGTTGCAGCAGACTGTCTTATGGACCTATTTCTCAGTTTTTTTGATACAGTAAGACCGCAACTACCAGGTGTGGTATCCATTCTGACAGGACTCATCCTAAGTCCTGTTCAGGGTACTGCTAGCACTGGGGTCGCAGGGTTAGTTCGTTTGGCTGGTGAAGTTGGTGAGAAGCTTTCAGAAGATGAATGGAGAGAGATCTTTCTGGCTTTAAAAGAAGCAGCCACATCTGCTGTGCCTGGATTTATGAAGGTGTTGAGAACCATGGATGACATCAATGTTCCTGGTCTTTCTAGATCTTATAGTGATATAGATTTGTCATCTGATCATGGGTTTACAAATGATGATCTTGAGGATGATAATCTGCAAACAGCATCATATTTGGTTTCAAGAACGAAGAGTCATATTGCTATGCAGCTACTTATCATACAGGTTTTCTTCTTCCCCTTTCATCATTTGCGTGCATTCAGTCATAATTCATGTTTGCTTAATTGCTCGTATGTAGATGTCTGTCGTGTCAGTGCTTAATAATTTCTGCAACTTATATTCTCGTGATCACGTTCCAAAATACAGTGTAAAACTTAGAGCTTGTCAACTATCTTAAGTCAAAGTTGTGGAATTTTAATTCTTTTCTCGTTTATTTTCTCTTCAGGTGGCTACTGATTTGTACAAACTCCACCTCGGATCGTTCTCAGTCGGAAACATTTCAATCCTCCTTGAAATATTTTCCCTCATTGCATCCCATGCTCACCAACTGAACTCGGAGACAATTCTgcacaagaagctgcaaaaagTGTGCTCTGTCCTGGAACTGACTGCCCCACCTTTGGTTCATTTTGAGAACGACTCTTACAAGAACTACTTAAGCTTCCTCCAAAACACCCTCGTGGACAGTCCTTCTCTGTCCGAGGAGATGAACATAGAAGCCCAACTCGTTGGAGCGTGTGAAAATATATTTCAGATCTACCTAAACTGTACCGAGCTTCGTTCTGCCGAGCAGAGGCCAGCTGATGAGCCAGTTTTGCACTGGATTCTTCCCTTGGGTACagcaaagaaagaagaattggCCACCAGGAGTGACTTAGCTGTGTCGGCGTTGCAGGTATTGAACAGTTTGGAAAAGGTTTCGTTTAGGAGGCACATTTCTCGGTTATTTCCGTTGTTGGTGGATCTTGTGAGGAGTGAGCACGCATCTGGAGAAGTTCAGCTTGTTCTAAGCAACATATTCCAATCATGTATAGGCCCAATAGTAATGCAACAGTAACACTATTTTTTGTGAGACACTTGATATACACATATTGCCATCACCGAACCacaattttctcctcctccgaGAGACTGGATCCACACAGAGAGCCATTAATATCGTTTCTTATTAAATTTTGTAGTTTATACAGAACCGAGGCTGGATTTTCCCACCTTATCATGAGTGTCTATCATCTATTCTAATGTGTCAATAATATCTATATGTATATTGTATGAGACTCCTAGTCATAGTGAGACCAAAACATTGtatttttggcatgcttttCGCGACGGGTTTTGTTTAAGTTATAGCTCCAAAATGGTCGtcgtgctttttttttttttttggatcgaAAGATAACTAGCTTCCAAACTCTAACCTAAACAAAACACCTTTGACTGcgattattaaaatattaaaaagtgAAAACCATTAAACACTCTAAAAGCACTGTTATAAAATTCCTTGCCTAGCGCCTCCTGCTTAGACGGTAGGCGGTTGGTCATTATTCCGATTAATGCTTAggagtttgaaaattaaaaaatgacgCCTAGACCTGTTGAGGCGCTTACCTAGACCGtttaggcacccgcctagcccgcTTAGACACCTGCCTAAGGTTGCAACTCAtttagatagaaaatagatagcttttcttttgcattttattgtttccaataaattgtaagagacttattgaaCACTTAAATAAACATACATTATATGTTTGCTCCCTATGtgttcattatgttccaatatttCATAATATACATGTCATTTTATAttatagtttatgatgaaattatatatattttaaatataaactgacacttatttacatgaataCAATaattttacttaaatccgcATAGTCCACCTAGGCGTTAGGCCCCAACCCACCGCCCAACTAGCGCCTaatgtcttttagaaccttggccAAAATCCAAAGTAATAATCtgaccaaacaaaaaaataatcaaaagtaATAATATATTTAACTGAGTGATTTGCTGTCTGATAATTACAAGAGTGTTTTATAGATTCTACAATATGGTATTATAGCTTTGCGAATTTGATTACAATATTTAGATGTATTTAGTATGCTTATTAttttatgtatatgtatgtatgtgtgtgtgtgtatgtgtattcACATGAATTATATCTCACTTTGAAATAAAAATTGTATCAAATACATGTAAGTATTGTAACCAAGCAAATAAAATTTGTTACAAATTGTGATTTCAcctcctttttatttatttaggcatttctttgtttatatttagtatttggattgaataaatcaaattataatcaaagtacaaaaataaacataagtTTGCAATAGGAGAAAATGGCTAGTAAGAAAAAAAGGCGTTCGAAGAACATTTTATTGAATAAAAATTGAACTCGACAAGATtgagggtgtattcaattggaattttaATGGACttataaatctatggattttaatagagtttaattgatttctagagattctatgtaaaattttgaGTGAATTCTCTCAAATTTTTAGGGGAGGGAGGTGAGATTTAAGAATGCGTTAAATTCACTctgaaatctctcaaattctcttgaattcctcaactttttaaAATCATTCAGATTCAATTTCTAACTGAATACGCATGGAGtgttataaatttatttaaaatcttaattgagtACATCCAGactttcagagaatcacttaaaatcctgactGAATATCGTTGAATTtgtaaaaagaattaaaatatctcaaaatcctaattaaatacCCGACGTCAATAAAATTGTACTAAACCATGATTTATAAACGCATTAAAAGTTGAGATTAGCTCTATATATAGTAGTTGTCTCCTAAAAAACTTGCATGCTTCCGTAGCAAAATACCAACGGAATGCTGATAATGTTTGAATGTGACTGGGAAAAACAATACAAGGCTCGAACAATAAAAAATGAACCATTAGAAACTTATTAAATCGATAATAAATCTGTCACAATTAGATATTGAACTCATTTATGAGGATGATGTTCAAATCCATGTAAGTTAAAGTTGCAATCTATTTAATGCTAAAATATATCCAAATAATGAATaaacttttgttttgaaattttgggtGGTTCTTTGTTTTGTTGCTTGTGATAGTTCTTAATCTAATCAATGATCATCCATTTTTAATAATAAAGGTgaaaattaaacttaataaaTGAATACAGCTTGGAGTTTTCAAATGAATATGAACAACTTAAAAATGCTTTCTATGGGAACATTTTAAGACTACTTAGTCGGTATAGTATTAGTAGGGCGTCAaaatttttctttctcaaacCGATATGTTGATtgaatcattttttatttggttttagcACGTTTTATTTAATAACTTCAATGAATTCATTAACCATTATTTATCTTAGATGCCCTATGATTGAACAAGCATGAATAAcattgcaaataaaaataattaacatcTTTTTAAGATTCAGTTCATGCATTTTGTTTATATAGCCAAAAagtagaaaagaagaaagatggcACGGGGATTCGATTGATAAATAGTAAAACCAAGGTATTGTGtttccttatttatttatttatttattattttataaaaaggataATTATTCTAAGGTTGTTTTATTGACACTCCatatttttatgaaaacacTCCACATCCAAAATATTCctttaaaattctaactttgttcCTCATTTTTCTGAATACACCCCAACCCTCGTACAGAAGTCAACGGCAAACAAACCCCAATTCTACGGCCACTATCTCTGAATTCCTTCATCATTGACATCAGCACGACCAACAACTCCCAGGCAGTTGGTAACAACCCATCACCTTAACTCATCTAACCGGATAACCCTTCAGCCCCATCACCTTTGTCGCAGAAGTCTGTCGTCAACACCCAAATTCGCCCACCCTGTCTCCAAAATTCCTATTGCcaaactcatcactttggtccctaacatttcaaatcgataaaagtggtccttgaaattgtccaccatccatcattttagtcattccgttaaaaattccgttaagtgtcccggagctcttggtcggaagtttgggcaattttcaaagctttgtaactcaatcgtttcttaacataatatatcaaaatgaagataggaaagtgtagaataagattatacttacttggaagcccaatggttgtcgGATATGGCTAGAatatagcctcaaagttgaatggtccgagggaaaattggaaaactcgccggaaactgggtaaactttaaacgctcataacttcttcaatactcaacgaaatcaagtgattcaaacacaaaaatcatacttttcaatgag
This genomic interval from Malus domestica chromosome 05, GDT2T_hap1 contains the following:
- the LOC103440915 gene encoding brefeldin A-inhibited guanine nucleotide-exchange protein 1-like isoform X2, producing MWMPQTSLKDICRIVNGLLKTALGPPTGSTTTLSPVQDITFRHESVKCLVSIINSMGSWMDRQLSLGDSYLPKTNESDTSAEKTENLTPNGEEGAAFDNEVHPEGNPEVSDAATLEQRRAYKLELQKGVALFNRKPNKGIEFLISTKKVGSSPEDVASFLRNNTAGLNETMIGDYLGEREEFPLKVMHAYVDSFNFKGMDFGEAIRFFLRGFRLPGEAQKIDRIMEKFAERYCKCSPNSFTSADTAYVLAYSVILLNTDAHNNTVKDKMTKADFIRNNRGIDDGKDLPEEYLGVLYDQIVKNEIKMSADSSVPQSKEENSFNKLLGLDGILNLVTGKQTEEKALGANGLLIKRIQEQFKAKSGKSESVYHAVTDVAILRFMVEVCWGPMLAAFSVTLDQSDDRLATSQCLQGFRHAVHVTALMGMQTQRDAFVTSVAKFTYLHNAADMRQKNVDAVKAIISIAIEDGNYLQEAWEHILTCLSRIEHLQLLGEGAPTDASFLTGSNVESEEKTPKSTGLSSLKKKGTIQNPAVMAVVRGGSYDSTSVGVNTSGLVTPEQINNFISNLNLLDQIGNFELNHVFAHSQRLNSEAIVAFVKALSKVSMAELQSPTDPRVFSLTKIVEIAHYNMNRIRLVWSRIWNVLSDFFVSVGLSENLSVAIFVMDSLRQLAMKFLEREELANYNFQNEFLRPFVIVMQKSNSTEIKELIVRCISQMVLSRVNHVKSGWKSVFLVFTAAAADERKNIVLLAFETVEKIVREYFPYITETETLTFTDCVRCLLTFTNSRFNSDVSLNAIAFLRFCAVKLAEGGLVYNKRSELDVSSLPTANEDASNGVTFNEKDEHASFWVPLLTGLSKLTSDPRSAIRKGSLEVLFNILKDHGHLFSHSFWTAIFNSVVYPIFSCVSNKRDTYMKNDQSLPVSVSPRPEGSTWDSETSAVAADCLMDLFLSFFDTVRPQLPGVVSILTGLILSPVQGTASTGVAGLVRLAGEVGEKLSEDEWREIFLALKEAATSAVPGFMKVLRTMDDINVPGLSRSYSDIDLSSDHGFTNDDLEDDNLQTASYLVSRTKSHIAMQLLIIQVATDLYKLHLGSFSVGNISILLEIFSLIASHAHQLNSETILHKKLQKVCSVLELTAPPLVHFENDSYKNYLSFLQNTLVDSPSLSEEMNIEAQLVGACENIFQIYLNCTELRSAEQRPADEPVLHWILPLGTAKKEELATRSDLAVSALQVLNSLEKVSFRRHISRLFPLLVDLVRSEHASGEVQLVLSNIFQSCIGPIVMQQ